The sequence GTCGTGGGAATGTCTTAATATCAGCAGTTGAACCGAAGGACGAGAGGGAGGCGCTCGTCGTCGTGCTCAGTtgtgcgcggcggcggcggcgttgcACACTCGGCTCATGTGACACGGGTGGCAGAGCAGATGAGAGTCCAGCGGGAAGCACTGCCAGCCGGGCTTATCGGAGAGCTGCTTGCCGCACTCCTGCCGAGGCGGAGGTGAGGAACGCGTGCGGGAAGTGACGTCAGCTTGCGCGCAAAAACAGGATCGtggtgcaggggggggggtcttgcgTGTCACTCACCTCACAGTGGTAGCACTCAAAATGGTAGTCCTTGTTCATGGACACGACCCTGAGGATCTCCTCGCTGCCCTGCAAAACGCAAATCTCAAAATGAAGCCGTCGCTGGAGGAAAGGCTGGTAAAAAGAATTACATACGCTCGAGGACAACATTTTTGAGGTGCAGTAATTTGCCTTTTCTAGgaaaatgtggacattttgaAGAGGGAACTGACCTCGGTGGGCAAGATGGGCTGCAAGCAGGCTGCACACTTGGGGGCAAAAGTCCTGCAGATCGGGAAACGACGGCAAAGATTAGATAAGACTCGAGCGACGCCGCGAGAGGGGCGCGAGATGCGGGCGGGTACTTGTTGTAGTCGGCCACGCAGTAGACGTTGCTGTGCTGGTCCACGGTGAACGGCACCCCGTCCAAGGCCTTGGCGCACACCACGCAGCGGAAGCAGCCGGGATGGTACGAGTTCCCCAGCGCCTGCAAGATCTGAGGCCACGACCGCAAACGGTAAGccgcgtgtttgtttgtttgttttgggtgtTCGAGTATCTGCTTCCCCCGGGGCCTTCCGCGGTCGGTTCCCAGCGGGCCGCCGGAAGTGCCTCTTTGGAGAATTCGCCATTTGTTCGCTGAGAGGCCCGTGACAAATCCTACCCTTTTGGACTTTCTCATATATTCAAAGCTGCGGCGGCCCGAGTAGTCCACTCTACAAAGTTCACAGCGCAGAAGCCGATTTATTTATGGAAAATGTTATgggaaaaagaggaaaaaaaaaaaaagggggtggaaGTTCCACATTTCAACGTATGAAGCGCACTACGGGTCGAAGGGGACATTTTGGGGAGAAGCGTTAGagcgttgattttttttttttccgttattTGGGGAATTTTCTCACTGAAAATGCTGAATTCTTCAAGTGCACATTTAAATGTTGGATATGATGgcgtttttgaaaatgtgtgaatttGATCATCAATTAGGGAATTTATTTGTGGGATTTagaaccccaaaaaataaataaaaaggtatCTTTCACAATAAAAGGAATTCAAAATTAGAAATGtttaacattttgaaacttGAATCAGGTGACAtctcaaaatgataaaaaaaaatttaaagggtGGGGGGGCTGTTGGGATTGCGAGCAATAGTCAGCGAAAACTCGGAATTCCGTGACCCCGCGtgaaaaattctcatccctgaatagTAGAAACTGTGAGGTTGGATTTCccctcatggaaaaaaaaaaagtgacggtGTACACCTGTTCCAGAATGAGGTGGCCGCACACGCTGCACTTCTCGGCGGCTGCCTGGAATCCCGAAAACTGCAATCAGAGCGGAAGAAATGCAATGAGGGGTCGACGACGacgagcggaaaaaaaaaaaaaaaaaaaatatgaaaacaagagCCTAACCATGTAATCTTCTTTGCAGTACACGGAGCCGCTGACGTTGTAGAAGTCCTTGTTCCTCAAGGCGCGTCCTGCGGGAACCAAACCGTTTCAAATCATTTCTGCCGTCTtgtttcgcttttttttttttgtttgttttttctttttttttttgaaaaactcacCGCAGGAGACGCACGTGAAGCAGCGCGTGTGGTAAAGGCTGTCCAGAGCCTGGCAGGCGTTGTCCGCGCCGTACACCCCTTTGCCGCACTTGATGCAGGTTCCTAGCAGGGGAAGGGAGACAGAAATGGGGTGTTTttaagacgggggggggggggggggtgttcggaTCGACGCTCGTAAAAGCCGCTCGTTCCCACCGCTGTGAGGGGGGCGGGCACTGGGGGTTCACACCCAGGAGCCAGGCCCGTTTGCTGacattaaagggaaattccaacACTTcctgttacccccccccccccgtcacccCACCCACAGACGCTCATCTCACTCCTGAGAGGAAGCCTGCACTCATGTGTGTTAACTTATCTGCAAAACGGTGCGAGGACATCGCCGGGACGGCAGAGGTTTTCCCGAGGAATAAACCGGCACCCATCGCCAAACACGTCATTAGGTAAGTCCGTATTTTTACGACTCCGAAGTGAAGGGTAAGCGAGCGCTCGGGCGGTCTGAGGCCCCCCCGCCTCGCTCCGTTCCCTGCAATCTATTCCGGGATCTGCCcgtttaaatgtttgtttttagaatgcGGCTGAGAGTGCCACGCAAACGGAGCATTCCTGCGCCCGACTCAAAATTGGCATGGCTAGAACGCTCCGGGAGACAGaccgacggacggacggatcggtgcggcgatgcggggctcagtgtcgagccgctgctcctccgcattgagagggcccagatgaggtggctggggcatctgatccggaggtgttccgggcacaagagaccccgaggacgacccgggacgcgctggagagactgtctttcggctggcttgggaacgcctcgggatccctccggaagagctggaagaagtggccggggaaagggaagtccgggtatccctgctgaaactacttcccctccgcgacctgacccggaaaagcgatgGAAGATGCTTTGGAGGTATGGATAGAACCCTCCGGTCCTCGAAATAACCCATCTGCAAAAACATCTCTTGAGACGCTTGACTCAAGCAGAGGGACAAAAGCGCATTACTGTCcgaaatattatatttttaaaaaacatgacattGGGAGCCGTTTGGGATGCACGCACTTGCCGGGGAGAGCCGAGCAACGAGAGGCTGCGTTCTGATCTAGCGCAGAACAGGAGACGACCGAACGCGCTCTTGCCGGTGAGGTCCGCCCCCACTCGGAAAGAGGACGCGTCAGAATGGCGACtcgcccgggggggggggagatcggCCGCTGCTGCCGCACGCGCACCCGACTGCAAGCCGCGGCCGGCCGAGCAACGCGGAAGAGGAGCCGGCTAAACGCCAAGCGGAACGTGCACACTCACCAGCGAGATCTAACCTCCGCTTTGACGCTTGCTGCAGTTGCACACGCTCGCTGCCGAGCTCCGCTCCACTCTTACGCGCGCGCTTGTTGGCCAGCGCGTGGGTAAACGACGCAGCCTCGATGTCGCCGGTGAGTGTGTGCGGCAAACGTCCCAATAACACCAGACCTCCGggctttccttctcttctgcgGCGCTCGCCGGGCTGGCTCTCGTCCTCTCGCCAGCGACTGCGCGCCGCGGCCGGCCGCTGGCTCCCGCTCGCAGGACTGACTCGTCCGGACCGTAAAAATAAACCGGTGATTACGGATCCGGCTGGCGGTTACGCTTACACTAGCCGGCGAGATGGCGACGGGCGAGACTCGTATTTCTTCCCAGCAGGCAAAGCGCTGCGCCGTTGCACGTCCCCTGAGGGAATGCATACCTGAGCGGAAAAACAGGCTGTAGCGCAACGCCCctgcatccacacacacactgcggAGCATGACTGTGGCCTGAAGTCACCAGGGGGAAAACACACCCTGCCACAAAGAaatggtacacacacacacacacacacacattcatccagccactgtaacgcgcacacacacacacacacactgagcccTGCACATCTTTGCGTGACTCACACTCGCGGGCGCCGCGTCTATCCAAAAGTGCAATTTTCCACGCGATTGTTATTTTTCGCCGTCGATGCCCATCGCCCGTCTGTTGTAATACGAACAACACGGGGCCTGTCTCCTGCTTGTCCGgatcggttttaaaaaaaaaaaaaatgaaaaaatacgcCTGCGTGTCCCGGCAGCTTCCGTGCGGTCGATATGGAAAAATGTGaccggggtaaaaaaaaaaaaaagaaatcgggAACGGATTACAACGCTCGTCAATCGGCTGCGGTTGTGCCCGTCGTTCTGTCGTCGGGACAATGTGAGCGCCACGAAAAGTCAACTTGTCTCACCAAAGAATTCCTGACGGTTTTCCGCAGCGCCGGGCCCGAGGTCCTCCTGAGCTTTGAGCGGGGACCCGCCGGGCGTCGCGCTGGCTTTGGACAGAGCGGTGAGCCCCGCGGACTGATCTTTCAGCATCAGCCCCTCCAGGAGACCCCCGCACTCGAGAGCCGCGTCCCTCAGAAGAAGGCGGGTCAGCTCTTCCTGGTAGCGCGTGCCGGGCAGGTCCGAGTGGCGGCTCTTCTCGCCCGGCACGTCTTTGCCTCTCGCCGCCGACCTCTGCTCGTCCCACCACTCCGGGCCCGCCTGGTAGCACGCGGCGGCCGGGCTTCCGACCGCCGGCGGATAGGAGTGCCGGCTGTCGTACGCCTCCTGACGCGGCCCCCCGTCCAGGTATTGAGTCCAGGCCTCGACGGGGGTCCTTCCGTACGCCGGCCCCGTCTGCAAGGAAGCGGTCTGCtggtgctggtgctgctgctgctgctgctgcggcggcggcgggatgGAGTACCGAGAATCGTAGCCCAGGCTGATTCCGCTGGTCCGGTTGCTGCTGCAGCGGCTCCCCATGGGGCTGCCGCCGCCCCCTCCGCCTCCGCTGGCCGTGCTCGAGGCGAAGCTGGACCGGGGGCTGACCAACACGGACTCCTGGAGGCTGAAGGATGAGCACGGACTCAGGGCGGGCCCCGGCGGGTAGAAGAAACAGTCAGCCGGACGGTGGGGCGGGTGAGACAGGGACGCGGGTCTCGGGTTCTCCCACAGTTCGCTCCCCGCGC comes from Syngnathoides biaculeatus isolate LvHL_M chromosome 21, ASM1980259v1, whole genome shotgun sequence and encodes:
- the ajuba gene encoding LIM domain-containing protein ajuba → MDRPISKLLEKLKLTDSGSVKFNSSKKKHDPAGNTNNSNGNGGAGGPSLGMSPSQLPQSSSVQPDADQSPHPSTLAPLRRRSPQQRASCYLGEGLDSHLRRESGPGPECDFAGHKASLNQRRYSLELQQLVRRQQLLSQPPPPPYPTAAAAGYGSAPRGTAETGYLSEPERHKRLSLQEALFYKRLSAGSELWENPRPASLSHPPHRPADCFFYPPGPALSPCSSFSLQESVLVSPRSSFASSTASGGGGGGGSPMGSRCSSNRTSGISLGYDSRYSIPPPPQQQQQQHQHQQTASLQTGPAYGRTPVEAWTQYLDGGPRQEAYDSRHSYPPAVGSPAAACYQAGPEWWDEQRSAARGKDVPGEKSRHSDLPGTRYQEELTRLLLRDAALECGGLLEGLMLKDQSAGLTALSKASATPGGSPLKAQEDLGPGAAENRQEFFGTCIKCGKGVYGADNACQALDSLYHTRCFTCVSCGRALRNKDFYNVSGSVYCKEDYMFSGFQAAAEKCSVCGHLILEQILQALGNSYHPGCFRCVVCAKALDGVPFTVDQHSNVYCVADYNKTFAPKCAACLQPILPTEGSEEILRVVSMNKDYHFECYHCEECGKQLSDKPGWQCFPLDSHLLCHPCHMSRVCNAAAAAHN